Proteins encoded by one window of Massilia sp. NR 4-1:
- a CDS encoding peptidylprolyl isomerase encodes MGIAVNGIDISDREIELELPHHQGAANPLKSSVHELVLRSVLLQEAQRLGLPGEDEDDRIEALFDQEVKVPEADEEACLRYYEAQRQRFMRGELVEARHIMFQVAPNAPLELLRDTAGAILEELQERPERFAELATQYSNCPSGAIGGSLGQLGRGQTVPEFDSLLFRLAPGELHGRLLETRFGLHIVQVMRRIDGYLLPYETVRAQIADELSRQSWQRALHQYLQILVGKAQIEGITLEGVASPLVQ; translated from the coding sequence ATGGGAATTGCTGTCAACGGAATCGATATCAGCGACCGCGAGATCGAGCTGGAACTGCCGCATCACCAGGGCGCGGCCAACCCGCTGAAAAGCAGCGTGCATGAACTGGTGCTGCGCAGCGTGCTGTTGCAGGAAGCGCAGCGTCTTGGACTGCCGGGCGAGGATGAGGACGACCGCATCGAAGCCCTGTTCGACCAGGAAGTGAAAGTGCCGGAAGCCGATGAGGAAGCCTGCCTGCGCTACTACGAGGCGCAGCGCCAGCGCTTCATGCGCGGCGAGCTGGTGGAAGCGCGCCACATCATGTTCCAGGTGGCGCCGAACGCGCCGCTGGAACTGCTGCGCGACACCGCCGGGGCCATCCTGGAGGAACTGCAGGAGCGCCCTGAACGCTTTGCCGAGCTGGCGACCCAGTATTCCAACTGCCCGTCCGGCGCCATCGGCGGCAGCCTGGGCCAGCTGGGACGCGGCCAGACCGTGCCGGAATTCGACAGCCTGCTGTTCCGCCTCGCCCCCGGCGAGTTGCATGGACGGCTGCTGGAAACCCGCTTCGGCCTGCACATCGTCCAGGTGATGCGCCGCATCGACGGCTATCTGCTGCCGTATGAAACCGTGCGCGCCCAGATCGCCGACGAGCTGTCGCGCCAGTCCTGGCAGCGCGCGCTGCACCAGTACCTGCAGATTTTGGTCGGCAAGGCGCAGATCGAAGGGATCACGCTGGAAGGCGTCGCCAGCCCGCTGGTCCAGTAG
- the moaA gene encoding GTP 3',8-cyclase MoaA — MLSDRFGRSIEYLRVSVTDRCDLRCTYCMPTGFKGFEDPPDWLTFDEMERVIGIFARLGTSRVRLTGGEPLMRRRLPELAARLAALPGLHDLSLSTNGTQLARHAADLRAAGVARLNVSLDSLDRDCVARITGRDCLPDVLEGLKVAKAAGFAPIKINMVAMRGVNDAEIDDLVAFCIENEFVLRLIEAMPMGETGRNAAYMGLAPVQERLRKQFGLVPQAAELGGGPARYLATKDGRASVGFITPMSQHFCASCNRIRMSVDGTLYLCLGQEEKFELRPLLRGGASDADLEQAIRQAIELKPQQHDFTRQPEKIIRFMSQTGG, encoded by the coding sequence ATGTTAAGCGACCGGTTTGGACGGTCCATCGAATATCTGCGCGTGTCCGTGACCGACCGCTGCGATTTGCGTTGTACCTACTGCATGCCAACGGGATTCAAGGGATTTGAAGACCCGCCCGATTGGCTCACCTTTGACGAAATGGAAAGGGTGATCGGCATCTTCGCCCGCCTTGGCACCTCGCGCGTGCGGTTGACGGGCGGCGAACCGTTGATGCGGCGCCGCCTACCGGAACTGGCGGCGCGGCTGGCGGCGTTGCCGGGACTGCATGATTTATCGCTGTCCACCAACGGCACCCAGCTGGCGCGGCATGCAGCCGATTTGCGCGCGGCCGGTGTCGCGCGGCTGAACGTCAGCCTCGATTCGCTGGACCGCGACTGCGTGGCCAGGATCACGGGGCGCGACTGCCTGCCCGATGTGCTGGAAGGCTTGAAGGTGGCCAAGGCTGCCGGTTTCGCCCCCATCAAGATCAATATGGTGGCCATGCGCGGCGTGAACGACGCTGAAATCGACGATCTGGTCGCCTTCTGCATCGAGAACGAATTCGTGCTGCGCCTGATCGAAGCCATGCCGATGGGAGAAACCGGGCGCAATGCGGCATATATGGGGTTGGCGCCGGTGCAGGAAAGGCTACGCAAGCAGTTTGGCCTGGTGCCGCAGGCAGCCGAATTGGGCGGCGGTCCCGCACGCTATCTGGCGACCAAGGATGGACGTGCCAGTGTCGGCTTCATCACCCCGATGTCGCAGCACTTCTGCGCCAGCTGCAACCGAATCCGCATGTCGGTCGATGGCACGCTCTACCTCTGTCTTGGACAGGAAGAAAAATTTGAACTGCGCCCCCTGCTGCGAGGAGGCGCCAGCGACGCCGATCTGGAACAAGCGATCCGCCAGGCCATCGAACTGAAGCCGCAGCAACACGACTTCACCCGCCAGCCCGAGAAGATTATCCGCTTCATGTCCCAGACCGGCGGCTAG
- a CDS encoding type IV pili methyl-accepting chemotaxis transducer N-terminal domain-containing protein, whose protein sequence is MLLFLAAALTVIGSTLFLSWQLEGSAAAINDTGSLRMNSYRLSALLGRLETGDELGLVRNAATQQISRIDGTLALLRQGDPQRPLFLPPNTKIRNSFSTITRHWQDGLRPMARTILAQEAADPVAIRTFQKEADQFVAQVNTLVKLIEQDSELRTFWLRASQLALLGLALVTTISIIFLLFSLIIEPVTRLYEGMSRMREAQFEVRLDVDSDDEFGQLAQGFNQMGDRLQDLYGNLEALVKVKTQALEEQNRELALLYDCSAFLQRPQPAEELCEGFLHRISEYFKADGGSVRIIDAQRGNVHMLVHHGVSDELVESEHCLKVGDCLCGEAVEMRIAVVHDMRRIDQAHEKQCYREGFVTVSVFHIFAHGQHVGFFNLHFRQAKVFSPHEKELLETLGQQLGIAIENMRLATREREMAISEERNLVAQGLHDSIAQGLNFLNLQVQMLEQSLKQGEIGDVAEIVPQLRAGVQESYEDVRELLHNFRSKLAEGSLTGSLETTIDKFRRQTGIEVELISDGEGAPFPREQQLQLLFIVQEALSNVRKHALATRVEIGLQDHKDFSLSIHDNGRGFDAATLSAKSEEHVGIHIMRERAARIGAELDVRSGVGLGTTVQLTLARAQRRAA, encoded by the coding sequence TTGCTGCTGTTTCTGGCGGCGGCGCTGACCGTTATCGGGTCGACGCTGTTTTTGTCCTGGCAGCTCGAGGGAAGCGCGGCGGCAATCAACGATACGGGCAGCCTGCGCATGAACAGCTATCGGCTCAGCGCCTTGCTGGGCCGCCTGGAAACCGGCGATGAACTGGGCTTGGTGCGCAATGCGGCGACGCAGCAGATCAGCCGCATCGACGGCACGCTGGCCTTGCTGCGCCAGGGCGATCCCCAGCGCCCGCTGTTCCTGCCGCCGAATACGAAAATCCGCAACAGCTTCTCGACCATCACCCGTCATTGGCAGGATGGCTTACGCCCCATGGCACGCACCATCCTGGCGCAGGAGGCTGCCGATCCGGTGGCGATCCGCACCTTCCAGAAGGAGGCCGACCAGTTTGTGGCCCAGGTGAATACGCTGGTCAAGCTGATCGAGCAGGATAGCGAGCTGCGTACCTTCTGGCTGCGCGCCTCGCAGCTTGCCTTGCTGGGCCTCGCGCTGGTGACGACGATCAGTATCATCTTCCTGCTTTTCAGCCTGATTATTGAGCCGGTCACGCGACTTTACGAAGGCATGAGCCGCATGCGCGAAGCGCAGTTCGAGGTGCGCCTGGACGTGGACAGCGACGATGAATTCGGCCAGCTGGCGCAAGGCTTCAACCAGATGGGCGACCGTCTGCAGGACCTGTATGGCAATCTGGAGGCGCTGGTCAAGGTCAAGACCCAGGCGCTGGAAGAGCAGAACCGCGAACTGGCGCTGCTGTACGATTGCTCGGCCTTCCTGCAACGCCCGCAGCCGGCGGAGGAGCTGTGCGAGGGCTTCCTGCACCGCATCAGCGAGTATTTCAAGGCCGATGGCGGCTCAGTGCGTATCATCGATGCGCAGCGCGGCAATGTGCACATGCTGGTGCATCATGGCGTCTCGGACGAGCTGGTGGAATCGGAGCATTGCCTGAAGGTGGGCGATTGCCTGTGCGGCGAGGCGGTGGAGATGCGCATCGCCGTGGTCCACGATATGCGCCGCATCGACCAGGCGCATGAGAAGCAGTGCTACCGCGAGGGCTTTGTCACCGTTTCGGTGTTCCATATCTTCGCCCATGGCCAGCATGTGGGCTTCTTCAATCTGCACTTCCGCCAGGCCAAGGTCTTCAGCCCGCACGAGAAGGAACTGCTGGAGACGCTGGGCCAGCAGCTTGGCATCGCCATCGAGAATATGCGCCTGGCGACGCGCGAGCGCGAGATGGCGATTTCGGAGGAACGCAACCTGGTGGCGCAAGGTCTGCACGACAGCATCGCCCAGGGCCTGAACTTCCTGAATCTGCAGGTGCAGATGCTGGAGCAGTCGCTCAAGCAGGGCGAGATCGGCGATGTGGCCGAAATCGTGCCGCAGCTGCGCGCCGGGGTGCAGGAAAGCTATGAGGATGTGCGCGAGCTGCTGCATAACTTCCGCAGCAAGCTGGCCGAGGGCAGCCTGACCGGTTCCCTGGAAACCACCATCGACAAGTTCCGCCGCCAGACTGGCATCGAGGTCGAGCTGATCTCGGACGGCGAGGGCGCACCTTTCCCGCGCGAGCAGCAATTGCAGCTGCTCTTTATCGTGCAGGAAGCCTTGTCGAACGTGCGCAAACATGCGCTGGCAACCAGGGTGGAAATCGGTCTGCAGGACCATAAGGACTTTTCGCTCTCGATCCACGATAATGGGCGCGGCTTCGACGCCGCGACCTTGTCGGCGAAGAGCGAGGAACACGTGGGCATCCACATCATGCGCGAACGCGCGGCACGCATCGGCGCCGAGCTGGATGTGCGCTCCGGTGTGGGCTTGGGCACCACGGTGCAATTGACTTTAGCGCGCGCCCAGCGCCGCGCGGCTTAA
- a CDS encoding response regulator — MEQADKPISVLLVDDHTLFRSGIKSLLTRNAEFQVVGEAADGVEGIKRAQQLQPDVILLDLNMPGMSGVETLQLILQDCPDSAVVMLTVSEDAQDLSVALKAGASGYLLKNIDTDYLIRAIRRAAAGETVVAEAMTGKLVAQLQGGAPAASELDKLTPREKQIIACLAQGESNKSIARTLDLAESTVKIHVQNVLKKLNLSSRVQAAVYAVEHRLQADR; from the coding sequence ATGGAGCAGGCGGACAAACCCATTAGCGTATTGCTGGTGGACGACCATACCTTGTTCCGCAGCGGCATCAAGTCCCTGCTCACGCGGAACGCCGAGTTCCAGGTGGTAGGCGAGGCGGCCGACGGTGTGGAAGGCATTAAACGCGCGCAGCAACTGCAGCCGGACGTGATCCTGCTGGATCTGAACATGCCGGGCATGTCGGGCGTCGAGACCCTGCAGCTGATCCTGCAGGACTGCCCGGACAGCGCGGTGGTGATGCTCACTGTGTCGGAAGATGCGCAGGATCTGTCGGTGGCACTGAAGGCCGGCGCCAGCGGCTATCTGCTGAAAAACATCGACACTGATTACCTGATCCGCGCCATCCGCCGCGCCGCCGCCGGCGAAACCGTGGTGGCCGAGGCGATGACGGGCAAGCTGGTGGCGCAATTGCAGGGCGGCGCGCCGGCCGCCTCGGAACTGGACAAGCTGACGCCGCGCGAGAAGCAGATCATTGCCTGCCTGGCCCAGGGTGAGAGCAACAAGTCCATCGCGCGCACGCTCGACCTGGCCGAAAGCACGGTCAAGATCCACGTCCAGAACGTGCTGAAAAAGCTCAATCTGAGCAGCCGCGTGCAAGCGGCCGTCTACGCCGTCGAACACCGCCTGCAAGCCGACCGCTAA
- a CDS encoding heavy-metal-associated domain-containing protein, with product MQTTVLNIVGMSDAEKAQAVAATLQAMAGVSAINITTTRGQAEIKYDGAVVSPQILADQLSRAGYPAQPEGASSGSCCGGCCGG from the coding sequence ATGCAAACCACTGTACTGAACATCGTCGGCATGAGCGACGCCGAAAAAGCCCAGGCAGTCGCCGCCACCCTGCAAGCGATGGCCGGCGTCTCCGCCATCAACATCACCACCACGCGCGGCCAGGCTGAAATCAAATACGACGGCGCCGTCGTCTCGCCGCAAATCCTGGCCGACCAATTGAGCCGCGCCGGCTACCCGGCCCAGCCCGAAGGAGCCTCCAGCGGCTCCTGCTGCGGCGGTTGCTGCGGCGGCTAA
- a CDS encoding NnrS family protein, translating to MSLMQVEEPEPVPRSGGLFGHPVWNLGFRPFYLASALLAALAVPLWLARYYGWLPVLAKVDLAWHMHEMIFGMAIAVVVGFLFTAGRNWTGLWTPVRGHLAALVALWLAGRIALLTVGGAVGALVDLLFLPCAIWPLWQVMRRSKNSRNYMFVLLLSLLTLANALYHAVWLGWLSLPLMAPAHGAILMIVLIESLIGTRVIPMFTRNGAPGTVPKVVPMLDKVSVGLLVASALAWVAALPGWLVAPLCVAAGVVLLYRLAGWQPQRTVRVPLLWVLHLSYGWIGVGFILLALAALGLVSASAAFHALTVGSMAGLIIGMMTRTSLGHTGRPLLAGRTEFWMYVAIQVGAVARVLASLLTQPELREGLMVLATVGWTLAFWLFLAKYARYLGQPRIDGKEG from the coding sequence ATGAGTCTGATGCAAGTAGAAGAACCCGAACCCGTTCCGCGCAGCGGCGGGCTGTTTGGACATCCGGTCTGGAATTTGGGCTTCCGTCCTTTCTACCTGGCGTCGGCCCTGCTGGCGGCGCTGGCGGTGCCGCTTTGGCTGGCGCGCTATTACGGCTGGCTGCCGGTGCTGGCCAAGGTGGATCTGGCCTGGCATATGCACGAGATGATTTTCGGGATGGCGATTGCCGTCGTGGTGGGCTTCCTGTTCACGGCGGGGCGCAACTGGACCGGCTTGTGGACGCCGGTGCGCGGCCATCTGGCGGCGCTGGTGGCATTGTGGCTGGCCGGACGCATTGCGCTGCTGACGGTGGGCGGCGCGGTAGGCGCGCTGGTCGACCTGCTGTTCCTGCCTTGCGCCATCTGGCCGCTGTGGCAGGTGATGCGCCGTTCGAAAAATAGCCGCAACTATATGTTCGTGCTGCTGCTGTCGCTGCTGACGCTGGCCAATGCGCTGTACCACGCGGTCTGGCTGGGCTGGTTGTCCTTGCCGCTGATGGCGCCCGCGCACGGTGCGATCCTGATGATTGTGCTGATCGAGTCGCTGATCGGCACGCGCGTGATCCCCATGTTCACCCGCAACGGCGCGCCAGGCACGGTGCCGAAAGTGGTGCCGATGCTGGACAAGGTATCGGTTGGCCTGCTGGTCGCATCGGCCCTGGCCTGGGTGGCCGCGTTGCCTGGCTGGCTGGTGGCGCCGCTGTGTGTGGCGGCCGGCGTGGTGCTGCTGTATCGCCTGGCCGGCTGGCAGCCGCAGCGTACGGTGCGCGTGCCGCTGCTGTGGGTGCTGCACCTGTCCTATGGCTGGATCGGCGTCGGCTTCATCCTGCTGGCATTGGCCGCGCTGGGCCTGGTGAGCGCCAGCGCCGCCTTCCACGCGCTGACCGTGGGTTCGATGGCGGGCCTGATCATCGGCATGATGACACGCACCTCGCTGGGCCACACCGGCCGGCCGCTGCTGGCGGGACGTACCGAGTTCTGGATGTATGTGGCGATCCAGGTGGGCGCGGTGGCGCGCGTGCTGGCTTCCTTGCTGACGCAGCCGGAGCTGCGCGAAGGCTTGATGGTGCTGGCGACGGTGGGATGGACGCTGGCCTTCTGGCTCTTCCTGGCGAAATATGCGCGTTATCTGGGCCAGCCCCGCATCGACGGCAAGGAGGGTTAA
- a CDS encoding PepSY domain-containing protein: MSAAKDAAGAATGGPETAIAPAPRRTAHPVRKPGPLARAKDLLRTVHLWLGLVFGSVFVVLGLTGTAIAWLHEIDHTLNADLMQVAPPPGMHAGAPLPATLAMVQAVHERLLNDPAYGKATQIIFPGEAGEVAVAWYKLRPEGAYSLQQFRQVMVDPFTLRVTGERVWGELGFARQLLMPTLFHLHRYLVAGETGKTLIAASGVVMLMVALSGLFVWWPKATRSAWRMALTVRHGGSWPRFNFSLHRAAGFFTVPVLLVLGFSGTHFNQPAWIAPVINAIAPLPPAGKAVNHSDKSLPLIAPADAVRAAQTAIPQGRVSRLSLPAKADAPYEVRLRQPGELREGDGATRVSIDSRSGRVLKVVDPLRPQGGEAVVNWLFPLHSGEAFGTAGRSFISAFGLMPLVFFVTGLVIWSKRRRAKHKGRH; this comes from the coding sequence ATGAGCGCCGCGAAGGATGCGGCAGGGGCAGCAACCGGCGGCCCGGAAACGGCAATCGCGCCGGCACCGCGGCGGACGGCGCATCCCGTCCGCAAGCCAGGACCGCTGGCACGCGCCAAGGATCTGCTGCGCACCGTCCACCTTTGGCTGGGCCTCGTCTTCGGTTCGGTTTTCGTGGTGCTGGGATTGACCGGCACCGCCATCGCCTGGCTGCACGAAATCGACCATACCCTGAACGCCGATCTAATGCAGGTCGCGCCGCCGCCCGGCATGCACGCCGGCGCGCCGCTGCCGGCCACGCTGGCCATGGTACAGGCGGTGCATGAGCGCCTGCTGAACGATCCCGCATATGGCAAGGCCACGCAGATCATCTTCCCCGGCGAGGCGGGCGAGGTGGCGGTGGCCTGGTATAAGCTGCGCCCTGAAGGTGCTTACAGCCTGCAGCAGTTCCGGCAGGTGATGGTCGATCCCTTCACCTTGCGCGTCACGGGCGAGCGCGTATGGGGCGAGCTGGGTTTTGCGCGCCAGCTCCTGATGCCGACACTATTCCATCTGCACCGCTATCTGGTGGCGGGCGAAACGGGCAAGACGCTGATTGCCGCTTCCGGCGTGGTGATGCTGATGGTGGCGCTGAGCGGCTTGTTTGTGTGGTGGCCGAAAGCCACGCGTTCGGCGTGGCGCATGGCGCTCACGGTGCGCCATGGCGGCTCCTGGCCGCGCTTCAATTTCAGCCTGCATCGCGCGGCGGGCTTCTTTACCGTGCCGGTGCTGCTGGTGCTGGGTTTCTCCGGTACGCATTTCAATCAGCCTGCATGGATCGCGCCTGTCATCAATGCGATAGCGCCCTTGCCGCCGGCAGGCAAGGCCGTCAACCACAGCGACAAGTCACTGCCGCTAATTGCGCCCGCCGATGCTGTGCGTGCGGCACAGACAGCGATTCCGCAGGGACGGGTATCGCGCTTAAGCCTGCCTGCCAAGGCCGATGCGCCTTACGAGGTGCGGCTGCGCCAGCCCGGCGAGCTGCGCGAAGGCGATGGCGCCACCCGCGTCAGCATCGATTCGCGCAGCGGTCGCGTACTGAAGGTGGTCGATCCTCTGCGCCCGCAAGGCGGCGAGGCGGTGGTGAACTGGCTGTTCCCGCTGCATAGCGGCGAGGCGTTCGGCACGGCGGGACGCAGTTTTATCAGCGCGTTTGGACTGATGCCGTTGGTCTTCTTTGTGACTGGCCTGGTCATCTGGAGCAAGCGCCGCCGCGCCAAGCACAAGGGCCGGCACTAG
- a CDS encoding D-amino acid dehydrogenase, with the protein MKTIAVIGGGITGVTSAYALAKRGFQVTLFERQRYPAMETSYANGGQLSASHSEVWNHWSTIAKGMRWMLKSDAPLLVNPKPSWHKLSWFAEFIAAIPHYRDNTIATVQMAIAAREHLFNWAQEENISFDLKREGILHIYRDKAGFERATEVTRLLAQGGLQRKPVTPEEMRAIEPALAGSYYGGFYTESDSSGDIHKFTTGLAQAAGRLGAEIRCSQDVRSVAVEGGRARVTAVCDGETSTAVFDGVLICAGTASRAFAAALGDRVNVYPVKGYSITVNLQDERSRRAAPNVSLLDEATKLVASRFGADRLRVAGSAEFNGFNRDIRADRIQPLIDWVRQSFPDVDTRSVVPWAGLRPMMPNLMPRVGRGNAPCVFYNTGHGHLGWTLSAATADMVGGIIEQTLGHEASSSVLSPGFA; encoded by the coding sequence ATGAAGACCATTGCAGTCATCGGCGGCGGCATTACCGGCGTCACCAGCGCTTATGCCCTCGCCAAACGCGGCTTCCAGGTCACGCTGTTCGAACGCCAGCGCTACCCGGCGATGGAAACCTCCTACGCCAACGGCGGCCAGCTTTCAGCCTCCCATTCCGAAGTGTGGAATCACTGGTCCACCATCGCCAAAGGCATGCGCTGGATGCTCAAAAGCGATGCGCCGCTGCTGGTCAATCCCAAACCCAGCTGGCACAAGCTGTCCTGGTTCGCCGAATTCATCGCCGCCATCCCGCACTACCGCGACAACACCATCGCCACGGTCCAAATGGCGATCGCCGCGCGCGAGCACCTGTTCAACTGGGCGCAAGAGGAAAATATCAGCTTCGACCTGAAACGCGAAGGCATCCTGCACATTTACCGCGACAAGGCCGGTTTCGAGCGCGCCACCGAAGTCACTCGCTTGCTGGCACAGGGCGGCTTGCAACGCAAGCCCGTCACGCCCGAGGAAATGCGCGCCATCGAACCGGCGCTGGCGGGCAGCTATTACGGCGGGTTCTATACCGAGAGCGATTCCAGCGGCGACATCCACAAATTCACCACCGGCCTGGCGCAAGCCGCCGGGCGCCTGGGTGCGGAAATCCGCTGCAGCCAGGATGTGCGCTCGGTCGCCGTGGAAGGCGGCCGCGCCCGCGTCACCGCCGTTTGCGATGGCGAAACCAGCACCGCTGTTTTCGATGGCGTATTGATTTGCGCCGGCACGGCAAGCCGCGCCTTCGCCGCCGCCCTGGGCGACCGCGTCAATGTGTACCCCGTCAAAGGCTATTCGATCACGGTAAATCTGCAGGATGAGCGCAGCCGGCGCGCCGCGCCGAACGTCAGCCTGCTGGACGAGGCCACCAAACTGGTGGCCAGCCGCTTCGGTGCGGATCGCCTGCGCGTGGCAGGCAGCGCCGAATTCAATGGCTTTAACCGGGATATCCGCGCCGACCGCATCCAGCCGCTGATCGACTGGGTGCGGCAATCCTTCCCGGACGTGGATACGCGCAGCGTGGTGCCTTGGGCCGGCCTGCGGCCCATGATGCCCAATCTGATGCCGCGCGTGGGACGGGGCAATGCGCCCTGCGTCTTCTACAACACTGGCCATGGACATCTGGGTTGGACGCTGTCCGCTGCCACGGCCGATATGGTGGGCGGCATCATCGAGCAAACGCTGGGCCACGAAGCATCCAGCAGCGTGCTAAGCCCAGGCTTCGCCTAG
- a CDS encoding alpha/beta fold hydrolase, with the protein MKRRHFLQLSGTALAASTIGRYAVAAPATAGDAADSAAFLAARRFAELSFGHIAYVERGAGPAALFLHGAPLNGFQWRSAIAQLASERRCIVPDFMGLGYSEVPAQQPLTAGAQCAMLVAMLDQLKVEKADVIASDSGGAVAQLLAARHPERVRSLLLSNCDTEPNSPPKGVLPVIEMARAGTLADDTAKWLSDPALARATFGAAVFHDPSRFTKKTIAYYVEPLVSSPLRRAQYHAFHVALDPNPLAGIESVLRRSRIPVRMVWGASDTIFPLADAEYLDRIFPRSQGIRRIPEGKLFFQEEFPGIIAEEAHRLWQLA; encoded by the coding sequence ATGAAGCGCAGACATTTCCTGCAATTGAGCGGTACAGCCCTCGCTGCCAGTACCATCGGCCGATACGCTGTCGCCGCGCCAGCCACCGCTGGCGACGCTGCCGACAGCGCCGCCTTCCTTGCCGCGCGCCGCTTCGCCGAACTGTCCTTCGGCCACATCGCTTACGTGGAGCGCGGCGCCGGCCCGGCCGCCCTCTTCCTGCATGGCGCGCCGCTGAACGGCTTCCAATGGCGCAGCGCCATCGCGCAGCTGGCTTCCGAGCGGCGCTGCATCGTGCCGGACTTCATGGGCCTCGGCTATTCGGAAGTTCCGGCGCAGCAGCCGCTGACGGCCGGCGCGCAATGCGCCATGCTGGTCGCCATGCTGGACCAGCTCAAGGTGGAAAAGGCCGATGTCATCGCCAGCGATAGCGGCGGCGCGGTGGCCCAGTTGCTGGCCGCCCGTCATCCGGAGCGCGTGCGCTCGCTGCTGCTCAGCAACTGCGACACGGAACCGAACAGCCCTCCCAAAGGCGTGCTGCCGGTGATCGAGATGGCCCGTGCCGGCACCCTGGCCGACGACACCGCAAAATGGCTGAGCGATCCTGCCCTCGCCCGCGCCACCTTCGGCGCTGCCGTCTTCCACGATCCCAGCCGCTTTACCAAGAAAACCATCGCCTACTATGTCGAGCCGCTGGTCAGCTCCCCGCTGCGGCGCGCGCAGTATCACGCCTTCCACGTCGCGCTCGATCCGAACCCGCTAGCGGGCATCGAATCGGTGCTCAGACGCAGCCGCATCCCGGTGCGCATGGTCTGGGGCGCCAGCGACACTATCTTCCCGCTGGCCGATGCCGAATACCTGGACCGCATCTTTCCCCGCTCGCAGGGCATCCGCCGCATCCCCGAGGGCAAGCTGTTCTTCCAGGAGGAGTTCCCCGGCATCATTGCCGAGGAGGCGCACCGTCTGTGGCAGCTGGCCTGA
- a CDS encoding KTSC domain-containing protein, which produces MEMKRINAGKLRAIGYEPRERQLRVEFDDDSAIDYSGVGAEVWRRLSTSASAWSYYRDNIEEEFSGRRGVAKTEKKSMAALEDLFRAPDEDKGG; this is translated from the coding sequence ATGGAAATGAAACGCATCAACGCAGGCAAACTGCGCGCCATCGGCTACGAGCCGCGCGAACGGCAGCTGCGGGTGGAATTCGACGATGACAGCGCCATCGACTACTCGGGCGTGGGCGCCGAAGTCTGGCGGCGCTTGTCCACCTCGGCATCGGCATGGAGCTACTACCGCGATAACATCGAGGAAGAATTCAGCGGCCGCCGTGGCGTTGCAAAGACGGAGAAAAAGTCCATGGCCGCGCTGGAAGACCTGTTCCGCGCGCCGGACGAGGACAAGGGCGGTTGA
- a CDS encoding DUF2750 domain-containing protein has protein sequence MSEPLHPKKIAALLAAPGPVRFDHLITQAADSETLWGLKNAEGWVSLVNNVQAGGFVIWPHPDFAQACATGDWAGCEPAAIDIYRFVEDWLPDMASKGLSIAVFPTPAMRGVWIAPGELKSCLEEELAQYE, from the coding sequence ATGAGCGAACCGCTTCACCCGAAAAAAATCGCGGCCTTGCTGGCGGCTCCGGGGCCGGTGCGATTCGATCACCTGATCACGCAGGCCGCCGATAGCGAGACCTTGTGGGGGCTGAAAAACGCGGAGGGCTGGGTTTCCCTTGTCAACAATGTGCAAGCCGGTGGCTTCGTCATCTGGCCGCATCCTGATTTCGCCCAGGCGTGCGCCACGGGCGACTGGGCCGGCTGCGAGCCGGCGGCCATCGATATCTATCGCTTCGTTGAAGACTGGCTGCCGGATATGGCCAGCAAAGGCCTGTCGATCGCGGTCTTTCCGACCCCGGCCATGCGGGGCGTGTGGATCGCGCCCGGTGAGCTGAAGTCCTGCCTCGAAGAAGAGCTTGCACAATACGAGTAG